Proteins encoded together in one Candidatus Neomarinimicrobiota bacterium window:
- a CDS encoding replication-associated recombination protein A, producing MTEKRSTLPPLADRVRPASLEDFIGQEHLVGKETLLKEAIRDKSPFSLIFWGPPGTGKTTLARIMAREMDADFYEISAVSSGVKDLRKIIDTAKTSFKMHKHTILFIDEIHRFNKAQQDALLHAVEEGTVILVGTTTENPSFEVTAPLLSRCRVLTLNSLTDKELEAILTGALGSDIVLQKKNIRFKEGTRTALIQSAGGDARKMLNTLEGTLFLSSSKDGTQSITKKNLNDALQAKTVVYDKTGDYHYDTISAFIKSVRGSDPDAAIYWLATMLEGGEQPEFIARRLIILASEDIGNADPQALPLATAGFHAVHAIGMPEASLVLSQVTVYLAAAPKSNAAYVAIKEARQKIRDGGTSPVPLHLRNAPTPLMESMGHGKDYDYPHLHPDHFVDRNYFPENVNQTAFYRPTEQGYEKFIRERLAHLWKDRYGRKQPK from the coding sequence ATGACGGAAAAACGATCCACACTGCCGCCGCTGGCGGACCGGGTTCGGCCCGCATCCCTCGAGGACTTCATAGGCCAAGAACACCTCGTGGGCAAAGAAACACTCCTAAAGGAGGCCATCCGTGACAAGTCACCCTTCAGCCTCATCTTCTGGGGTCCGCCGGGAACGGGAAAAACAACCCTGGCAAGAATTATGGCCCGGGAAATGGACGCCGACTTCTACGAAATCAGTGCCGTCTCCTCAGGGGTTAAAGATCTACGCAAGATCATCGACACGGCGAAAACGAGCTTCAAAATGCATAAACACACCATCCTGTTCATCGACGAAATACATCGGTTCAACAAAGCCCAACAGGATGCCCTTCTGCACGCCGTGGAAGAGGGAACCGTTATTCTCGTGGGTACCACCACGGAAAATCCCTCCTTCGAAGTGACAGCCCCCCTCCTCTCCCGGTGCCGCGTTCTTACACTGAATAGCCTCACCGATAAAGAACTGGAAGCCATCCTCACAGGAGCGCTGGGATCCGATATCGTCCTGCAAAAGAAAAACATCCGCTTCAAAGAAGGTACACGAACCGCATTGATTCAATCAGCGGGTGGCGACGCCAGGAAAATGCTCAATACACTCGAAGGAACGCTCTTTCTCTCCTCTTCAAAAGACGGAACCCAGTCCATCACGAAGAAAAACCTGAACGATGCCCTCCAGGCAAAAACTGTCGTCTACGACAAGACGGGCGACTACCACTACGACACGATTTCGGCATTCATTAAGTCCGTTCGAGGGAGCGATCCCGATGCCGCCATCTACTGGCTGGCCACCATGCTGGAAGGAGGAGAACAACCGGAATTCATCGCCCGGCGACTTATTATTCTCGCATCAGAAGATATCGGCAACGCCGATCCCCAGGCACTCCCCCTCGCCACCGCTGGATTCCACGCCGTTCACGCCATCGGCATGCCCGAGGCGTCTCTAGTACTTTCCCAGGTGACCGTATATCTCGCGGCGGCCCCCAAGTCAAATGCCGCCTACGTCGCCATCAAAGAAGCCCGGCAGAAGATCCGCGATGGAGGAACTTCCCCCGTCCCTCTCCATTTAAGAAACGCTCCAACACCCCTCATGGAGTCGATGGGACATGGCAAAGACTACGACTACCCACACCTCCACCCGGACCATTTCGTGGACCGGAACTACTTCCCCGAGAATGTGAACCAGACAGCGTTCTACCGGCCCACCGAACAGGGATACGAGAAGTTCATCCGCGAACGTCTGGCTCACCTGTGGAAAGACCGGTATGGCCGGAAGCAACCGAAGTGA